The proteins below are encoded in one region of Tessaracoccus aquimaris:
- a CDS encoding DNA-3-methyladenine glycosylase 2 family protein has protein sequence MFTDRDACERAIQAKDARFDGRFYTGVLTTGIYCRPSCPARTPQPRNVQFFPTAAAAQQAGFRACKRCLPGATPGSPDWDVRGDALARAVRLIDDGVVDREGVPGLAAHLGYSTRQVQRLLADGAGAGPLALARARRAQTARTLLEATELSHADIAFAAGFASVRSFNATMLEVYDTTPRELRNRSTRRRGTDLGGLTFVDLDLAVRQPFCPCNVFGHLIATAIDGVESFADGVYHRTLRLPVGYGVASLAPTSSGVSARIGLTDLAQLPTAVARIRRLLDLDADPVAVDAFLSEDPHFAPLVAAHRGRRIPRGVDGDEMAFRILLGQQVSTAAARTHGARLVQAVGDPVETPVPGLTHLFPTPQRVLKAPPEAMAFPQSRRDTIARVATALADGSLDLGVGADRDAARSGLLALKGVGPWTVEMIAMRGLGDPDAFPASDLGLIRAAAELGLENLAGHSQAWRPWRSYATQHLWAMTPHAVNSIPGHPGCSQEEA, from the coding sequence ATGTTCACCGATCGGGACGCCTGCGAGAGGGCCATCCAGGCCAAGGACGCCAGGTTCGACGGGCGCTTCTACACCGGCGTCCTGACGACCGGCATCTACTGCCGACCCTCCTGCCCGGCGCGCACGCCGCAGCCCCGCAACGTCCAGTTCTTCCCGACCGCCGCGGCGGCGCAGCAGGCCGGGTTCCGGGCGTGCAAGCGGTGCCTGCCGGGCGCGACCCCCGGCTCTCCCGACTGGGACGTGCGGGGCGACGCACTCGCCAGGGCTGTGCGCCTCATCGACGACGGCGTGGTCGACCGCGAGGGGGTGCCTGGGCTGGCGGCGCACCTCGGCTACTCGACGAGGCAGGTGCAGCGACTGCTCGCCGACGGAGCCGGGGCCGGCCCGCTCGCGCTGGCCCGGGCCCGCCGCGCGCAGACGGCAAGGACCCTGCTTGAGGCGACTGAACTGTCCCACGCCGACATCGCCTTCGCCGCGGGCTTCGCGAGCGTGCGGTCCTTCAACGCCACCATGCTGGAGGTCTACGACACCACCCCCAGAGAACTGCGGAACCGTTCCACGAGGAGACGCGGCACCGACCTGGGAGGGCTGACGTTCGTCGACCTCGACCTGGCCGTCCGCCAGCCGTTCTGCCCGTGCAACGTGTTCGGGCACCTGATCGCCACCGCGATCGACGGCGTCGAGTCCTTCGCCGACGGCGTCTATCACCGGACGCTCCGGCTCCCGGTCGGCTACGGCGTCGCCTCCCTCGCGCCCACGTCGTCCGGGGTCAGCGCCAGGATCGGGCTGACGGATCTCGCGCAGCTACCGACGGCGGTCGCGCGGATCCGGCGACTCCTCGACCTGGACGCCGACCCGGTCGCCGTCGACGCATTCCTTTCAGAGGATCCCCACTTCGCGCCGCTCGTGGCCGCGCATCGGGGAAGGCGCATCCCGCGCGGGGTCGACGGCGACGAGATGGCGTTTCGGATCCTGCTCGGCCAGCAGGTCTCGACCGCGGCGGCGCGCACGCACGGCGCCCGCCTGGTGCAGGCCGTCGGCGACCCCGTCGAGACGCCCGTGCCCGGCCTGACACACCTTTTCCCCACCCCGCAGCGGGTCCTCAAGGCGCCCCCCGAGGCGATGGCCTTCCCACAGTCGCGGCGCGACACGATCGCACGGGTCGCCACGGCGCTCGCCGACGGCTCGCTCGACCTCGGCGTCGGGGCCGACCGCGACGCCGCCCGCTCCGGGCTGCTCGCGCTGAAGGGGGTCGGGCCGTGGACCGTGGAGATGATCGCCATGCGCGGCCTCGGAGACCCGGACGCGTTCCCCGCGAGCGACCTCGGGCTGATCCGCGCCGCGGCCGAACTCGGCCTCGAGAATCTCGCGGGTCACTCCCAGGCGTGGCGGCCCTGGCGGTCGTACGCCACCCAGCACCTGTGGGCGATGACCCCGCATGCCGTCAACTCGATCCCCGGTCACCCGGGCTGCTCCCAGGAGGAAGCATGA
- a CDS encoding LCP family protein, which translates to MNDAGRPRRALEPDDVPDSPVDPSRAAEDVDRTVIRNEPFSFPEDTFRAPSGSGAPKPQPSARTTAPTDSWFRPAAPSQPGASDDSAPDDSTPREAVATATTTAPGAAARAAEPDADDGHSRRHLRSSLLLTVASAVLPGSGLLGAPQRGLKILGGVTALASVAAAAFVGYFALTDLPRVARVAGNEGFLNRATWALVLVAAVWVGLIALTQIATRPEGLRRGRRILGAVVVTALAFGVAAPTAVAARYSRDTSLALDAILKNKDDIKSNSKPTIGTGADPWADQARVNILLLGGDGDAARAAQVAKYSIRTDTIMVASIDTKTGDTTLIQIPRNVQYTPFPKGSEMAAAFPDGFRGDGDPGEWYINTIWQHVELDYPDLMAGSTYRGADALKQGVEGVTGLEINQFVLLNIDGLSALIDAMGGVTVNINEKLAIGGDTAKNVKPKSYLEPGPDQHLNGYNAMWYARSRYNTNDYNRMARQSCLIDAIVDQANPQTLLTNFEPIIKASADMLATDITDDQLGAYIDLAFRVKDKGTIKRLVFSNGKNGYSYNDPDFAKMRAVVTDAIATAPTAKPTTAKPKPTSTGEAPASPTAKATTEASEGGTPSSPKSTKPSESPEGVQDVGDACAWQGEG; encoded by the coding sequence ATGAACGACGCCGGAAGACCACGCCGCGCCCTTGAGCCGGACGACGTGCCAGATAGCCCCGTCGACCCGTCTCGCGCCGCTGAGGACGTCGACCGCACCGTCATCCGCAACGAACCGTTCAGCTTCCCCGAGGACACCTTCCGAGCGCCGAGCGGATCGGGCGCGCCCAAGCCCCAGCCGTCGGCACGCACCACCGCCCCGACGGATTCATGGTTCCGCCCCGCGGCGCCGAGCCAACCCGGCGCCTCCGACGACTCCGCACCCGACGACTCCACCCCGCGCGAGGCCGTGGCCACCGCGACGACCACCGCCCCCGGGGCAGCGGCACGCGCCGCAGAACCCGACGCCGATGACGGGCACTCCCGTAGGCACCTGCGCAGTTCGCTGCTGCTTACTGTCGCGTCCGCCGTGCTGCCAGGATCCGGGTTGCTGGGGGCCCCGCAACGCGGCCTGAAGATCCTCGGTGGCGTCACCGCGCTCGCGAGCGTCGCCGCCGCCGCGTTCGTCGGCTACTTTGCGCTCACCGACCTGCCGCGCGTGGCGCGGGTGGCGGGCAACGAGGGCTTCCTGAACCGGGCGACCTGGGCGCTGGTCCTGGTCGCCGCCGTATGGGTGGGGCTCATCGCTCTGACCCAGATCGCCACCCGGCCCGAGGGGCTGCGCCGGGGCAGGCGAATCCTCGGCGCCGTCGTCGTCACCGCTCTCGCGTTCGGGGTCGCCGCGCCGACCGCCGTGGCGGCCAGGTACTCGCGCGACACGTCCCTCGCGCTGGACGCGATCCTGAAGAACAAGGACGACATCAAGTCCAACAGCAAGCCGACCATCGGCACCGGGGCCGACCCGTGGGCCGACCAGGCACGCGTCAACATCCTCCTCCTCGGCGGTGACGGCGACGCGGCCCGCGCCGCGCAGGTCGCCAAGTACTCGATCCGGACCGACACCATCATGGTCGCCTCCATCGACACCAAGACCGGCGACACCACGCTCATCCAGATCCCGCGCAACGTGCAGTACACGCCGTTCCCGAAGGGCTCCGAGATGGCTGCCGCCTTCCCCGACGGCTTCCGCGGCGACGGCGATCCGGGCGAGTGGTACATCAACACCATCTGGCAGCACGTCGAACTCGACTACCCCGACCTGATGGCTGGCAGCACCTACCGCGGTGCGGACGCCCTCAAGCAGGGCGTCGAGGGCGTCACCGGTCTGGAGATCAACCAGTTCGTGCTCCTCAACATCGACGGCCTTTCTGCACTGATCGACGCGATGGGCGGCGTCACCGTCAACATCAACGAGAAACTCGCGATCGGCGGCGACACCGCAAAGAACGTGAAGCCGAAGAGCTACCTCGAGCCCGGCCCCGACCAGCACCTCAACGGCTACAACGCCATGTGGTACGCCCGCAGCCGCTACAACACCAACGACTACAACCGGATGGCGCGACAGTCGTGCCTGATCGACGCGATCGTCGACCAGGCCAACCCGCAGACACTGCTGACGAACTTCGAGCCGATCATCAAGGCCTCAGCCGACATGCTCGCCACCGACATCACCGACGACCAGTTGGGCGCCTACATCGACCTCGCGTTCCGGGTGAAGGACAAGGGCACCATCAAGCGCCTGGTGTTCTCCAACGGCAAGAACGGGTACAGCTACAACGATCCGGACTTCGCGAAGATGCGCGCGGTGGTGACCGATGCCATCGCGACGGCTCCCACGGCCAAGCCGACCACCGCGAAGCCCAAGCCGACGTCCACCGGCGAGGCTCCCGCGAGCCCGACCGCCAAGGCGACCACCGAGGCCTCGGAGGGCGGCACCCCTTCCTCGCCCAAGTCGACCAAGCCGAGCGAATCCCCCGAGGGCGTCCAGGACGTCGGCGATGCCTGCGCCTGGCAGGGTGAGGGCTGA
- a CDS encoding nucleotide sugar dehydrogenase, with product MKIAVVALGKIGLPLAVQFADSGHEVIGADVNQAVVDLVNAAKEPFPGEAHLQEKLSELVPSGRLRATTDTSAAVAESDAVVVVVPLFVNEEGVPDFGWMDEATRNIAAGLKPGTLVSYETTLPVGTTRNRWKPMLEEGSGLTEGQDFHLVFSPERVLTGRVFEDLRKYPKLIGGLSEAGAERARAFYEAVLSFDERPDLQRGNGVWDLGSAEAAEMAKLAETTYRDVNIGLANEFAKFAGKSGIDVYQVIEASNSQPYSHIHRPGIAVGGHCIPIYPRLYLWTDPDATVVETARRANAGMPAYAVDMAARVVGDLAGKRVAVLGAAYRGGVKETAFSGVFPVVAELRARGAEVAVNDPMYSDEEIARFGWAPYHFGEEADLAILQTDHAEYRALAASDLPGVTTIVDGRRSLDPANFPGVEIAVIGLG from the coding sequence GTGAAGATCGCCGTCGTTGCTCTCGGCAAGATTGGTCTGCCGTTGGCCGTACAGTTCGCAGACTCCGGCCACGAGGTCATCGGGGCCGATGTCAACCAGGCGGTCGTTGACCTGGTCAACGCCGCCAAGGAGCCGTTCCCAGGCGAAGCCCACCTTCAGGAGAAGCTGAGCGAGCTCGTCCCGAGCGGTCGACTCCGCGCCACCACCGACACCTCCGCGGCGGTCGCGGAGTCGGACGCGGTCGTCGTGGTCGTGCCGCTCTTCGTCAACGAGGAGGGCGTTCCCGACTTCGGATGGATGGACGAGGCGACCCGCAACATCGCAGCCGGGCTCAAGCCCGGGACTCTCGTCAGCTACGAGACCACGCTGCCCGTCGGCACGACCCGCAACCGTTGGAAGCCGATGCTCGAAGAGGGGTCCGGCCTCACCGAGGGCCAGGACTTCCACCTGGTCTTCTCCCCGGAACGGGTCCTCACGGGGCGCGTGTTCGAGGATCTGCGGAAGTACCCGAAACTGATCGGTGGGCTCTCCGAGGCGGGCGCCGAGCGGGCTCGCGCGTTCTACGAGGCAGTCCTCAGTTTCGACGAGCGTCCCGACCTGCAACGCGGAAACGGCGTGTGGGACCTGGGTTCCGCGGAGGCGGCCGAGATGGCCAAGCTCGCCGAGACGACGTACCGTGACGTGAACATCGGGTTGGCCAACGAGTTCGCGAAGTTCGCGGGCAAGTCCGGCATCGACGTCTACCAGGTCATCGAGGCCTCCAACTCGCAGCCGTACAGCCACATCCACCGCCCGGGCATCGCCGTCGGCGGACACTGCATCCCCATCTATCCCCGCCTCTATCTCTGGACCGACCCCGACGCCACCGTCGTCGAGACGGCGCGCCGAGCTAACGCAGGGATGCCCGCGTATGCGGTCGACATGGCGGCGCGGGTCGTCGGCGACCTGGCAGGCAAGCGCGTCGCGGTGCTGGGCGCCGCCTACCGCGGCGGCGTCAAGGAGACCGCCTTCTCGGGCGTGTTCCCCGTGGTGGCGGAGTTGCGTGCGCGGGGGGCCGAGGTCGCCGTCAACGATCCGATGTATTCGGACGAGGAGATCGCGCGATTCGGCTGGGCCCCGTACCACTTCGGTGAGGAGGCCGATCTGGCGATCCTGCAGACCGATCACGCCGAGTACCGCGCGCTGGCCGCGTCGGACCTTCCTGGGGTGACGACAATCGTCGACGGTCGCCGCAGCCTCGACCCCGCCAACTTCCCTGGCGTGGAGATCGCGGTGATCGGCCTCGGCTGA
- a CDS encoding CehA/McbA family metallohydrolase, with amino-acid sequence MRHTESRHVTLADQAADRYPRFGFDLPEGVTSFEVTLEVEGGPDARIDLGCEGPKAWRGWSGGARRTFVVAEDDATPGYLPGDVVPGRWDVILGLHTLPAAGADVTVTVEMPAINRPDHGPVEEPVRREARGSDRDLPAPAGMRWYAGDTHAHTLHSDGALSLWELANEGVRSGLDFLCVTDHNTTSHHAHLGPVGNRHGITLVPGQEVTTARGHSNAFGDIGFVDFRLPAQEWADVVAERGGLMSINHPVSGDCSWLHEMQREPGGVELYHSTWYEEPISTSALAWFRRWRRDVVLLGGGDFHKRDSPLRPGMPTTWVAAEEDSDEAILDAMRAGRTTVTAGAHFVSPDEARPSLDTAPILIRQGGDLLALAAKDLILVSGSGRRLVLDSDAQSVAAPLEDGPYRLEDSQRAVLALSA; translated from the coding sequence ATGCGACACACCGAGTCGCGCCACGTCACGCTCGCGGACCAGGCTGCCGACCGCTACCCACGGTTCGGGTTCGACCTGCCCGAGGGCGTGACCAGCTTCGAGGTGACGCTCGAGGTCGAGGGAGGCCCGGACGCCAGGATCGACCTCGGCTGCGAGGGCCCGAAGGCCTGGCGAGGTTGGTCGGGCGGCGCCAGGCGCACGTTCGTGGTCGCGGAGGACGACGCGACCCCCGGCTATCTGCCCGGCGACGTCGTCCCCGGTCGTTGGGACGTCATCCTCGGCCTGCACACGCTGCCCGCGGCCGGGGCTGACGTGACGGTCACCGTCGAGATGCCTGCGATCAACCGGCCCGATCACGGGCCCGTCGAGGAACCGGTGCGCAGGGAGGCCCGCGGCAGCGACCGCGACCTGCCAGCGCCCGCCGGCATGCGGTGGTACGCGGGCGACACCCACGCGCACACGCTGCACTCCGACGGGGCGCTCAGCCTCTGGGAGTTGGCAAACGAAGGGGTGCGCTCCGGCCTGGACTTCCTGTGCGTCACCGACCACAACACCACCAGCCACCACGCGCACCTCGGGCCGGTCGGAAACCGTCACGGCATCACGCTGGTGCCCGGCCAGGAGGTGACCACCGCACGGGGGCACTCCAACGCGTTCGGCGACATCGGGTTCGTCGACTTCCGACTCCCCGCCCAGGAGTGGGCCGACGTGGTCGCGGAGCGGGGCGGGCTGATGTCGATCAACCACCCCGTCTCGGGCGACTGCTCGTGGCTGCACGAGATGCAACGCGAGCCAGGCGGCGTCGAGTTGTACCACTCGACCTGGTACGAGGAGCCGATCTCCACATCGGCGCTCGCCTGGTTCCGCCGCTGGCGGCGCGACGTCGTCCTGCTCGGCGGCGGCGACTTCCACAAGCGGGACTCGCCGCTCAGGCCCGGCATGCCGACGACCTGGGTTGCGGCCGAGGAGGACAGCGACGAGGCGATCCTGGACGCGATGCGCGCAGGTCGCACCACCGTCACGGCTGGCGCGCACTTCGTCAGCCCCGACGAGGCGCGACCCTCGCTCGACACCGCGCCGATCCTGATCCGACAGGGTGGCGACCTGCTGGCCCTCGCGGCGAAGGACCTGATCCTGGTCTCCGGATCGGGTCGCCGTCTCGTGCTCGACTCCGACGCCCAGAGCGTCGCGGCACCCCTCGAGGACGGGCCCTACCGTCTCGAGGACTCGCAACGAGCGGTCCTGGCCCTGTCGGCCTGA
- a CDS encoding methylated-DNA--[protein]-cysteine S-methyltransferase, which yields MSYRTISSPIGELTVVERDGALVGLYMTDHKPAPRSETFGEREDDTLPQLDAQLVEYFAGERTSFDLPLAPTGSDFQQRVWAALRTIPYGDTWSYGRLAEAIGQPGAARAVGLANGRNPISIVVPCHRVVGSSGKLTGYAGGVERKAFLLDLERGSAEQPALVVQR from the coding sequence ATGAGCTATCGCACCATCTCGTCGCCGATCGGCGAACTGACCGTCGTCGAACGCGACGGCGCCCTCGTCGGGCTGTACATGACCGACCACAAGCCCGCGCCTCGGTCCGAGACCTTCGGCGAGCGCGAGGACGACACGTTGCCCCAACTCGACGCCCAGCTCGTCGAGTACTTCGCGGGCGAGCGGACGTCCTTCGACCTACCCCTTGCCCCGACGGGCAGCGACTTCCAGCAGAGGGTGTGGGCCGCGCTGCGGACGATCCCCTATGGCGACACGTGGAGCTACGGGCGGCTCGCGGAGGCGATCGGACAGCCGGGCGCCGCCCGCGCGGTCGGCCTTGCCAATGGTCGCAACCCGATCAGCATCGTGGTCCCGTGCCACCGGGTGGTCGGCTCATCGGGGAAACTCACCGGCTATGCAGGCGGCGTCGAGCGCAAGGCGTTCCTGCTCGATCTGGAACGCGGCAGCGCAGAGCAGCCGGCGCTCGTGGTTCAGCGGTAG
- a CDS encoding ACT domain-containing protein — translation MAGQTDLDTLLSDLRPTRRPGEFVYVTTSRPIDAEARIVEREAVTLILERAVADREGLEYEGSYAWLTLEVHSSLEAVGLTAAVSRTLADAGVPCNMLAGYYHDHALVPSDRADEALAALRRLSELPRGGR, via the coding sequence ATGGCTGGCCAGACCGATCTCGACACCCTCCTGAGCGACCTGCGTCCGACCCGACGCCCGGGGGAGTTCGTCTACGTGACGACCTCTCGCCCCATCGACGCGGAGGCCCGGATCGTCGAGCGGGAGGCCGTCACGCTGATCCTCGAACGCGCGGTCGCCGATCGCGAGGGCCTCGAGTACGAGGGCAGCTACGCGTGGCTGACGCTCGAGGTGCACTCCTCGCTGGAGGCGGTCGGCCTCACGGCCGCCGTCTCCCGAACGCTCGCCGACGCAGGCGTCCCGTGCAACATGCTCGCCGGCTACTACCACGACCACGCGCTGGTTCCCTCCGACCGAGCCGACGAGGCGCTTGCGGCCCTGCGCCGGCTGTCCGAGCTCCCTCGGGGCGGCAGGTAA
- a CDS encoding LCP family protein translates to MNDEAMPNGGRDAADPRLDADGSEPTVVRKGAFDPEGATERSREWGDLPTASAQMPKPARSRDSGRDWPLLRRSLLLTVASTVLPGSGLLGARVPRLRLLGLITSVVSLVAILWLGIWALTDLPSLARFAQAEATLSSARFVLGAITVAWVMLIALTQIATRPPRVDGNKRAVGAVLVAALAFGVAAPTAVAAQYSRDADRLLDTVLPQASEIKASSRETIASNAPDPWAGTPRVNVLLLGADGNADRAERIKQFGVRTDTIMVASIDTRTGNTTLIQIPRNLPRTPFPEGSVMAETFPDGFRGEGDPGNWYVNGIWEKTEEGGDYEDLFAGSTFPGAEALKEGVQGITGLEISRFVMLDIDGLQALIDAMGGVTINVNRDLPIGGSRDAGIRPHGTVERGEARKLDGYNAMWYARSRYDSSDYDRMARQSCLVDAIIDQANPETLLTSFEPIAAASAQILTTDVTRDEFGAFIDLAFRVKDKGKVTRLVFAPGKNGYSPNRPDFDEMHAAVQTAIAEPAAPTAKPTTNAPTSTPVVPRPSPTVQDGQEESPSPTEPGSTPTRDEQLLQDGSQNVGDACAWQGD, encoded by the coding sequence ATGAATGACGAGGCGATGCCCAACGGGGGCCGGGACGCTGCGGATCCGCGGCTTGACGCCGACGGTTCCGAACCGACCGTCGTGCGCAAGGGTGCCTTCGACCCGGAAGGCGCGACCGAACGGTCGCGGGAGTGGGGTGACCTTCCCACCGCCTCAGCGCAGATGCCCAAGCCCGCAAGGTCACGAGATTCCGGCCGTGATTGGCCGCTGCTGCGTCGCTCCCTGCTGCTGACAGTTGCGTCGACGGTGCTGCCCGGATCAGGGCTGCTGGGGGCACGCGTGCCGCGCCTCAGGCTGCTCGGCCTGATCACCTCCGTCGTCAGCCTCGTGGCTATTCTCTGGCTCGGCATCTGGGCCCTGACGGACCTCCCGTCGCTCGCGCGGTTCGCCCAGGCCGAGGCGACCCTCTCGTCAGCCCGATTCGTGCTTGGTGCGATCACCGTCGCCTGGGTGATGCTGATCGCGCTCACCCAGATCGCCACCCGCCCACCGCGGGTCGACGGCAACAAGCGGGCGGTCGGAGCCGTCCTCGTCGCCGCCCTCGCCTTCGGCGTCGCCGCCCCAACGGCAGTCGCGGCGCAGTACTCGCGCGACGCCGATCGCCTGCTCGACACCGTCCTGCCGCAGGCGTCCGAGATCAAGGCAAGCAGCCGTGAGACCATCGCCAGCAACGCGCCCGACCCGTGGGCGGGAACGCCGCGGGTCAACGTCCTGCTGCTGGGCGCCGACGGGAACGCCGACCGTGCGGAGCGGATCAAGCAGTTCGGGGTGCGGACCGACACGATCATGGTCGCCTCGATCGACACCAGGACCGGCAACACGACCCTGATCCAGATTCCCCGCAACCTGCCAAGGACGCCCTTCCCGGAGGGCTCCGTGATGGCGGAGACGTTCCCCGACGGGTTCCGAGGCGAGGGCGACCCGGGCAACTGGTACGTCAACGGAATCTGGGAGAAGACCGAGGAGGGCGGCGACTACGAGGACCTTTTCGCAGGCAGCACCTTCCCAGGTGCCGAGGCGCTCAAGGAGGGCGTGCAGGGCATCACGGGCCTCGAGATCTCCCGCTTCGTGATGCTGGACATCGACGGCCTGCAGGCACTGATCGACGCGATGGGCGGGGTGACCATCAACGTCAACCGGGACCTCCCGATCGGCGGGAGCCGTGACGCGGGCATCCGGCCGCACGGGACGGTCGAGCGCGGCGAGGCGCGCAAGCTCGACGGCTACAACGCCATGTGGTACGCCCGCAGCCGCTACGACTCCTCCGACTACGACCGGATGGCGCGACAGTCGTGCCTCGTCGACGCCATCATCGACCAGGCCAATCCCGAGACTCTGCTCACCTCGTTCGAGCCGATCGCCGCGGCCTCCGCGCAGATCCTGACCACCGACGTCACGCGCGACGAGTTCGGCGCCTTCATCGACCTGGCCTTCCGGGTCAAGGACAAGGGCAAGGTCACCCGCCTGGTGTTCGCGCCGGGCAAGAACGGCTACTCGCCCAACCGCCCCGACTTCGACGAGATGCACGCCGCTGTGCAGACGGCGATCGCCGAGCCTGCTGCGCCGACCGCGAAGCCGACCACCAACGCCCCGACCTCGACGCCGGTCGTTCCCCGCCCGAGCCCGACGGTGCAGGATGGTCAGGAGGAGTCGCCGTCGCCGACCGAGCCTGGGTCGACCCCGACGCGCGACGAGCAACTGCTGCAGGACGGGAGCCAGAACGTGGGCGACGCCTGCGCCTGGCAGGGTGACTGA
- a CDS encoding pseudouridine synthase, which yields MRDWLVHKLAPSPEDVDALLAEGAFVDGDGRPWRGDEIYRPHTFVWFHRSLRDEAEVPGDLLVIHRDERVVILDKPHFLSTIPRGRHVVQSAVVKARQMLGLPELSAAHRLDRGTAGILLMTTEKRWRAPYHELFSRRTARKTYRAIASFDPALTFPLRVESHLVKRVGTMQADTLDAPPNAFTDVDLLEVRGDHALYDVRPLTGKTHQIRAHFQQLGIPLVGDPLYPRVLDTAIDDFSTPLRLLAYGLEFDDPVDGTPRSFTSGRSLDWL from the coding sequence ATGCGGGACTGGCTCGTCCACAAACTGGCGCCCTCCCCCGAGGACGTCGACGCACTGCTCGCAGAGGGTGCCTTCGTCGACGGGGACGGTCGGCCCTGGCGCGGCGACGAGATTTACCGGCCGCACACCTTCGTCTGGTTTCACCGCAGCCTGCGCGACGAGGCGGAGGTGCCGGGGGACCTGCTGGTGATCCACCGCGACGAGCGCGTAGTGATCCTCGACAAGCCCCATTTCCTGTCCACCATCCCGCGCGGCAGGCACGTAGTCCAGAGCGCCGTCGTCAAGGCAAGGCAGATGCTCGGCCTGCCGGAACTCTCGGCCGCCCATCGCCTCGACAGGGGCACCGCAGGCATCCTGCTGATGACCACCGAGAAGCGGTGGCGCGCGCCCTACCACGAACTGTTCTCGCGCCGCACCGCGCGGAAGACCTACCGGGCCATCGCCTCGTTCGACCCCGCGCTGACGTTCCCGCTGCGCGTCGAGTCGCACCTGGTCAAGCGGGTCGGGACGATGCAGGCCGACACCCTCGACGCGCCGCCCAACGCGTTCACCGACGTCGACCTGCTGGAGGTGCGTGGCGACCACGCGCTGTACGACGTGCGGCCGCTGACCGGGAAGACGCACCAGATCAGGGCGCACTTCCAGCAGTTGGGCATCCCATTGGTGGGCGATCCGCTCTACCCGCGGGTGCTCGACACGGCCATCGACGACTTCTCGACGCCGCTTCGCCTGCTGGCCTACGGCCTGGAGTTCGACGACCCGGTCGACGGGACGCCGCGATCGTTCACCTCCGGCAGGTCGCTCGACTGGCTCTGA